A DNA window from Brassica napus cultivar Da-Ae chromosome C1, Da-Ae, whole genome shotgun sequence contains the following coding sequences:
- the LOC106363831 gene encoding protein pxr1-like: protein MDWRMSKLERNQRLLRSRAKKIEDRLTSIERKGNEAEENNYGEYMDFGQWDNMDCGRPEGLDKTVAEENYDRAKGKDRDTGEEENEENTTDKRLSKRLNKRLRKSKRLSKKLRKSKGKRSKRSSSRVKMVRKRTKAVAAGKLVHTPPEKFFQFARPSEEEELARLKERCVVQAEKLWRQIEEEESDEKSVESFAEEEVEKTQENVEKLVEEPEKTVEEVEKTTEEEATHVIYTE from the exons ATGGACTGGAGGATGAGTAAACTTGAAAGGAATCAGCGACTGTTGAGAAGCAGGgctaagaaaatagaagataGGTTAACTTCTATTGAGAGAAAAGGAAATGAGGCTGAGGAGAACAATTATGGTGAATATATGGATTTTGGACAGTGGGATAATATGGATTGTGGTAGACCTGAAGGGTTGGATAAAACGGTTGCTGAGGAAAATTATGATAGAGCTAAAGGAAAAGATAGAGACACTGGTGAGGAAGAAAATGAAGAGAACACGACAGATAAAAGGCTGAGCAAGAGACTGAACAAGAGGCTGAGGAAGAGCAAAAGGCTGAGTAAGAAGCTGAGGAAGAGCAAgggaaagaggtccaagagaagCAGCAGCCGCGTGAAGATGGTGAGAAAGAG GACTAAGGCAGTAGCCGCAGGGAAACTAGTCCATACACCACCAGAGAAATTTTTTCAGTTTGCGAGACCCAGTGAGGAAGAGGAACTCGCAAGGTTGAAGGAGAGATGTGTAGTACAAGCTGAAAAATTGTGGAGGCAAATTGAGGAAGAGGAAAGTGATGAGAAATCTGTGGAGAGTTTCGCTGAGGAAGAAGTAGAAAAGACACAAGAAAATGTTGAGAAATTGGTAGAAGAACCTGAAAAAACAGTGGAAGAGGTGGAAAAAACCACCGAGGAAGAAGCCACGCATGTGATATACACTGAATAA
- the LOC125579784 gene encoding uncharacterized protein LOC125579784 codes for MLIGNGETAKIWQDHWVQQNPAREARVMRCDIADSRRGVHKDMRVCELLQNQGREWNREKVERIVPPQERHLIERVQIGGPKSKDVYVWNYTKTCHYSVKSKYWVQCNEVGKRREPTMMNQPSFDFLYQLAWKSKASPKVHHFLWKCISNSLHVAENMKKKHMARDGQCLRCAHGTEKINHVLFQCPLARLVWALSSIPTPPGGILDNSLYSNLFHVLNLEKEYPKEDVQADTGKEYEAMSILQKQERTQRDGEKGRGVKNVRLKRRLQVGPKSVNPIQKWKPPPINWLKCNTDGAWHKDRENCGLGWICRGNNGKLIWVGARAIQRLGSSIVT; via the exons ATGCTGATTGGAAATGGGGAAACAGCTAAGATATGGCAGGATCATTGGGTACAACAAAACCCAGCAAGAGAGGCTAGAGTAATGCGTTGCGACATAGCAGATAGTAGGAGAGGAGTTCATAAAGACATGAGAGTTTGTGAGCTTCTTCAGAACCAAGGACGTGAGTGGAATAGAGAAAAAGTGGAGAGAATCGTCCCACCACAGGAAAGACACCTCATCGAGAGGGTACAGATTGGTGGACCAAAGAGTAAAGATGTATATGTTTGGAACTACACCAAGACATGCCACTACTCGGTGAAATCAAAGTATTGGGTTCAGTGCAATGAGGTGGGGAAGCGCCGTGAGCCAACGATGATGAATCAACCTAGCTTTGACTTTCTTTATCAGTTGGCGTGGAAATCCAAAGCAAGCCCGAAGGTACATCATTTTCTGTGGAAGTGTATCTCAAACTCACTACATGTTGCGGagaacatgaaaaaaaaacacatggcTAGAGATGGGCAGTGCCTAAGATGTGCTCACGGGACAGAAAAAATAAACCACGTTCTATTCCAATGTCCGTTGGCGAGACTGGTCTGGGCCCTATCCTCAATTCCCACGCCTCCAGGAGGTATCTTAGATAACTCACTCTACTCTAATTTGTTTCATGTTCTGAATCTGGAGAAAGAGTATCCTAAAGAGGATGTTCAAGCCGACACAG GGAAAGAGTATGAGGCGATGAGCATTCTCCAAAAGCAAGAGAGGACGCAGAGGGATGGAGAGAAAGGGAGAGGGGTGAAAAATGTAAGGTTGAAAAGAAGACTGCAAGTAGGACCCAAAAGTGTGAATCCGATTCAGAAATGGAAGCCACCTCCGATAAATTGGCTCAAGTGTAACACTGATGGTGCGTGGCACAAGGACAGAGAGAACTGTGGACTTGGTTGGATCTGTCGAGGCAACAATGGGAAGCTAATTTGGGTGGGAGCAAGAGCGATTCAAAGGTTAGGGTCGAGTATTGTGACATAA